TAAATAAGAAATCGGAAAGATAAAAAGCGACAACAAAATGATCATGATATACTTTGTTGATAGTTTCACTGTTTCACTCTATAACCGAGTCCGCGAATCGTTTGAATGATTTTCGGGTCCTCTGGCTTTTTCTCAATTTTTTGTCTTAAATAACGGATATGTACATTTAACGTTTTATCTCCCTCAATATACGGCTGGTTCCAGACATTGGAATAAATTTGTTCTTTCGTTAAAATTTGATTTGTATTTCTTAATAAATAATGAAAAATTTTAAACTGCTTTTCAGTTAGAAAAATCTCTTCATTCGTTTCAGTATTAAAAATCTGATTTGCTTTTAAATCAACTTTTAAATGGTCAATATACACAACGTCTAACGTTACTTTCTCAAATCGACGCAGCAAAATATCAATTCTTAGTAGAAGTTCTTTCGGGTGAAAAGGTTTAGTTAAATAATCATCCGCGAATTCTAATCCTTTGAGTTTATCCTCGATGGCCGTTCTTGCTGTCAAAAACAAAATAGGAATAGTTTCATTCATTTCCTTTATTCTTTGTCCTACTGTAAAACCGTCCAACCCTGGAAGCATTATATCTAAAATAACCATCTCTACCTTATCAAGGTACCGATCAAATTGGTTGCCTGATTTTAACCATGTCAATTCATAACCATTATCTATTAAGTTTTGCTTTACTAAATCTCCTACCTCATTGTCATCCTCTATGTATAAAATATGATTCCCCATAGTATAGCCTCCTCCGAAACAATAATTAAATGTGCGGATCATATCTTTCCATCAGTCCCTTTTAATACCTTTTTAGCTTAACATGATTTTCCAAGCTCGTGAATATTTAATTAGATATTTGGGAGATGACCAAAAACTTCCACTGATTGAAGCTTCGTTTTATGACAGAGGTAAATAAAGTATTGAGCTGTGCAGGCTTCCATTATTTTAAGGACTTCAGAAGGACATTCCTCTACTTAAAGGCATTCAACTGTTGAGTCACGTTGAAATTGCACCTCCCGTCTATCTAAATTTTTCTCTTCTCTCTATTTTGACACGGGCGTTTTAGGGGCGATCATTTGGAAAAAATAGGTTTACCATTATGGAAGACTAACCCACGTTATCACTTTAAGAGCGGTGTATGTTTATTTCTTGTCAACTTGAAAAAAATTGAATCATGCAACATTATCAAGCTAAAAAAGCGTCAGGAAAGAAAATTGTCCTTACTGACGCTTTTGATTTAATAGATGGAAGAATTCAACATCTAAATAAATATATTTATTCCCTTTTCATGAAATACCATTATAATGTTTACTAATTATAATCTATTACAAATCACCAATGATCAATATATCCCCCATCCGTTTATTAAAGTTCAGTTCCCAATGTTACTAGCCTTAATTCATAGTTTGTCCGTCTCTTTCTGGAATATCATTTTTTCAAATGACAAATTAATCCGAACTATTTAATTTCTCATCTAGAACGAGATTACTTTCCTACTGGTCTAACCCATATTTCCATATATGCCACATCCGAGTTAGTTTTATAATATTTTTCTACTGAGAAAGGGTGTGTTGCCAACTGATGGTTAACAAGCCACGTGCCAAAAAGGTAATTCATCGCTTTACTTAGGACTGAAGTTGTTAATAACTGGAAGTTTTCTGCCTCAAAACAACATACTACATACTCCCCAGGGGGTAACGACCATGTCACAAACTCTCCAGCATCATAAGAAGTAGCGCTCATCTCACCCCCAACAAAATAAGTAAATGTATTTTGTCCATCATCACCCATAGAAGAAACGCCTACTTCTTTCCCATCTGGCTTAAGTATTGGAAGGTGTGATACCATGCTGTGAAAGGTATCCCATAATTGACCAGGCTCATCAACACCAGTGGTTTCTCCAATTGGTGTTTGAGAGATCAAAACTTGACCGGACAAACCGATATATGTCTCAGCTACCTCAAGTGTCTTTCGTTTTATTTCTAGAACCATGCTGTCTGTAATCAGAGGAACACCTAAATCAACCACCGTATACTTTAACAGTAATTCAGGTTTCATAATATGATTAAGGTGAACAGGATGAGTACGGTATTCTTCTGGTGTTATGCCGTATGCTTCCTTAAAAGCACGAGTAAACGTTTCGTGCGATGAAAACCCAAAATCTAATGCGATGTCTATAATCCTTTTACTGAGATCTCCTAATTTTTCAGACGCTCTTGCAAGACGTCTTAGCTTTATATACTCGTTTACAGATCTCTTGACCAACCTCTTAAAGAGACGTTGAAAATAAAACTGTGATAGGGCCGCTTTTTTGGCCAGTCCTTCAATTTTAATTTCTTCAGACAAGTGTTCCTCAATATAATCGACAGTTTTTTGAATCTGTTCCCATGAGTGCATGATAAGCACCTCCTCACAAACAAGATAACACGATATTTGCCCATATCGCTTGACAACCAATGCCATCTTTATGAGATGTGGTATTATTTTTGAGTTCAGCATTTTTATAGTAAACATAAGAGATGATTAAGCCACACAGTTTCCCATTCCTCTAACCCCTCTTCTTTCAAGCCAGATTAATTTAAGCTCACGATAAACTAGTTTTAATACTCAGTTAACATTTCTGACTGTGCCTTCTAATAAGGAAGCATACTTACTGCGGTCATGCTTTCTATTTGACAAAACATACAAGCATTTAATAAACTTCCTTTGCAGGTTTAAACAAAATTAACTATTCTCATAACCATATACAATTACTATTGCAACACCTAAGGAGGAAAAATGGCAGAGCACCGATTTCATTTAAAAGCAAACTGGCCTGGTTTACGTAATGATGTAGGTGAAATTGAAACAGCAAACCTATTCACAAAAGTGTCTATCCCACCTGAAATGGACGGCCCAGGGATAGGAACTAACCCTGATGAAATGCTGCTTGGTGCAGCCGCTACCTGTTACATCATTACATTAGCGGCTATGATGGAACGCAGCCAATTAGATAAAGTGAGTTTAACGATGACATCAGTTGGCATAGTTGACGTTACCAACGGTACCATTACTTATAAGAAAATCATTCACCGCCCAGACATCGTATTAAAATCTAGTGTCAACGATGGAGATTTTAAGCTGGCAGATAAGCTTGCTAACAACGCGGAAAAAGTGTGTATGATTAGTCGAGCACTTCAAGGGAATGTAACCATCGATGTATATCCAACTATTAGTGCTGCCAGTGAGTGAACTCGTATAGATTTTAAAAAAATGTTGCACCTCATCGTAAGAACAAACACTACTAAAAAATGCTGATGGAGAATTATCTTTATTACAATATAAACATTTATAGTTTTCTCACATACCCTTTGCATCTGAACTAACAAGATACCTATCTTTATCATTAATAGTGTTGAAAATAAATACATTAACGCCTTGACTAAACAACAGCTTAATAACAAACCTATTGTATAGGATGGACACCATTTAAAAGCTAGCTCTCTCACTTTAAATACCGCTTATGTTGATTTCAAAGCCATCTCCTAACACTCTTTTTGTAAGCACGATAGGTTTCACCGAATTTTTCTTCCAGCATTTTCTCTTCGAATTTGATATACCAAAAGTTTGTAATTATAAAAAATCCCACCACGACAATGAAAGGAGAGAGACTTCCCAATACAACGGCAAGGCCTAGGAGCATTATCAAAAAGCCTAAATACATTGGGTTTCTAGTCCTTTTATATAAACCTTCCGTCACTAGCAAATCTGGTTCATTAAACGTCATTTCTGTTGTTCCTTTTATTTTAAACAATCGGGCCCCTTGTAAAGTGGCCCGCCCTCCTATTAAAATTAGAAGAACACCAAAAAGGTTGTACGGAACTTGAATAAAAAAGTTTATTGGAAATAGAATATGGCCTATTATCATTGATACGATGCAAAGAATAAATAATACTGGCGGTAATAAATAGCTCATAAAGCCCCTCCTAGTCGCTTATTCTAGTTAAGATAGTCATTTTCTTCAAACCAGCTAACAGTATCAGAGAGTGTTGCCGTAAGAGGTCTGAAAGTTAAGCCCAATTCCTCTTTTGCCTTCATAGAAGAGTATTCTTTTTGGTTTCTCAGCTTTTTAAGTTCATCTCTTTTTGGTAGTGGTGACGGTTTTCCAGTTATTTTTGCCCTCATTGTCATCATGGCAGACATTAACATGATTAGCTTAAAACTAGGTGTACGTTTAGGGATAGGCTTTCCTGATATGTCAGAAAGAGCACTCACAACGTCCTTTACTTCATAAATTTTCCCACCAATAATATACCTTTCTCCATTCCTACCTTTATCAATTGCAGCTACAATTGATTTGGCCACATCTCTAGCATCTACAATCACCGTTTTCACAGGGAGGATAGCGGGCAGACTTTCCTTTAAAAAACTTATTACAAATTCCCCCATTCGTGTCACCCCATGATCATTTGGCCCCATCATAATAGCAGGAATAACAGTGATAAATCTTAAATTAGGATGTTTTTTATTAAATGCCATTGCCATTTTTTCTGCCTCAATTTTGCTTTTAAAGTAAGGGTTATTAGTCGTCTCGTCGTAAGGTGTATTTTCATCAACTACCTCCCCACTCGATGTATCTAACACTCCCGTTGAACTAACGTAAATAATGTGACGCACTCCTCTTTCGTAAGCCCCTTGAAATAATTGGTTTGTTCCTTTTACATTAATTTCGTATAAAGCGTTATCTACATTACCTTTCTTAAAAAATTCAGTAAAGTAAGCACCTGCATGAATTAAAACATCACCCCCTTCTAGTTCAGATACAAAGCTAGTGACATCTCTTAAATCTCCTTGGATAATCTCTACACCTGCGGGGATTAATCTTCGCGCTTTTTCCAACGACCTTGCTAAAAGTTTTACTTGATGATGGTTATCCAGAAGCTCCTTAACAATATGACTACCTAACAAACCAGTTCCTCCTGTCAAAAAAACTTTCATGTTTTCTCCTCCTCTTTTTTTAACCAAACGTTCGGTTAATTAAAATGTTAAAAAAATAAGTTGAGCTATGTTTATTTTAAATGCGTCTTTTTAAAAGCTTCCATAAAATAATCTGTCAACTTATCCTCATCAATATTAAAATAGGTGCTCCATTTATCCTTTAAGGTGATAAACGAAAGAAGGGGGATGATTCCCGTAAAAAATTCATAGACAAAGATGCTGTCTTGCTCTTCCTTCGTTAACTTCTTTTCGTCTTGATGATTGTCACGATTCGTATGTTCATTAGCAATAATGACTTCGGCACACTTAAACAGGTGATCCGACGACGCGCCACCTTTCATAGCTTCCATCAAAAGGATAGACAACATACTTTTCTTACAATGCAAATAGTCTATCTCAGCTTTAATTTTATCTTCGAGCTTTAATTGTCCATCAGCCATTTTTTCTCTATTAGCGATGTTAAGATGCTCTTCAACATCTTGAATGATATTTTGAAATAATGACTCAATAATGTCGTTTTTATCTTTAAAATGGTAATAGATAGAGCCTTTATTAATGCCTGTTTCCTTGGCAATTTTATCAACACTCGTACCATCAAAACCATTTTGTGAAAATAGCTTTTCGGCCACTTGTAAAATACGTTCCTTTGTTAATGCACCATCTGTTTTAGGCATTCTCTGACCTCCTACAATCCTCAACCAAACATTCGGTTAATTAAAATATACACCATACATATTTTATGTCAAGGCTTACACACTGAAATAGACTTGTATTACATGCCTTTGTTCCTAAAGAAATAATGATTTGAATTTTTAATTTGACAAACTGCGGATTCCCATTTCCACGGGCACATTAAATTAATGAGAGTTTTCGATTAGTTATATTTTTTCTTAATAATTTTCTTATATAAAATGCATATTGCTCTAGCCTAGATTTTCCACAAAAAAAGGTGATAGCTCATTTTGAGCCTACCACCTCGTATTGGAAACATATTATTATGTCCTCCAACTTTTCAGGAAAAATTCCTCTAAAAAAGCATAAAATAATTCTTCCATTGGTAAGAGCGCTCGTTCTGTAGGAGTTATGACACCGACTGTTCGGGTCACACTCCGTTCATTCAGTGGAATTTTCACCGTTGAACGAGGCGTGCTGTCAACGAGGGTGACCTCTGGCATTAATGTCACACCTAGTCCAGCTGACACTAACCCTTTCAATGCATCGATATCATCACCTTCAAAGGCAATGTTCGGATAAAAGCCTATCTCAGAACACGCCTTAATTACAATATCACGAAAGACAAATCCTTCCGGCAGCAACACAAATGGATCATCTTTTAGGTCTTCTAAATGGATTATCTTACTTTCAGCCAGTGGATGATACATGGGGAGAAGCGCAACAATTTCTTCAGTAAATAGAATCTTTCGTTTAATTTTCTTTTCCTCCATCGGGACAGGACCAATGAGAGCCATATTATAATCTCCCTTAATAACACCATCGATCAACTCTCGATAAAGGCCTTGTTTTAATTGAAATTTAGCTTCCGGCTTCTGTTTTCTAAACGCTGAGATGGCTGTCGGCAAAGTATAAGCAGCTAGACTGATGGGAAACGCCACGCGAATCGTCCCTTTTTCCGGATCCAAATACTCTTGAACCTCTCTTTTAGCATCATCTAGTGCATTCATAGCGTGATTTATACGCTCCAAGAAAACCCTTCCAATTGGTGTTAATTTCACGCGTCTACCTTCTCTAATAAATAGGTCAACACCTAATTCATTTTCCAGATTAAAAATCTGTCTACTAACAGCAGACTGAGCCACATGTAGAGCCGCTGCCGCCTCAGTAACATGCTCCCGTTTAGCTACCTCCATAAAATACGTTAATTGCCTTAATTCCATAATACCCCACCCTTATATCAATCTGAAAAAAGCATTAAATTTATCAATTATTGATATTGATTAGATGATTTGTTTAATTATAAAATACTCCCAAGTAGAAATCTATCCTTGTACCGCATGAATGACAATTAGCATGGTGGGGAAAACCATTGTTGTATATTTCATTATAATATGTTTGGTTTAAGGGGAGTTTAGGGAGGCCGTATATGAAAACATTAGAAAAAGAGAATTACACATATGCTACGGACGTTCAAGCATATGTGCAAAAGGTTTATGACACTGTGATCCAGCGTAACCCACACGAAAACGAATTTCACCAGGCCGTAAAGGAAGTATTTGACTCACTCCTACCAGTTCTAGAAAAAAACCCGCATTATATTAAGCAAGCAGTACTTGAAAGAATCGTAGAACCAGAAAGACTTATTTCCTTTCGTGTTCCATGGGTAGATGATGACGGAAATGTACGAGTAAATCGCGGATTTCGCGTTCAGTTTAACAGCTCTCTCGGCCCTTATAAAGGTGGCTTACGATTCCACCCTTCTGTCAATGCAAGTATTATTAAATTTCTCGGATTTGAACAAATCTTTAAGAACGCATTAACAGGCCAGCCCATCGGTGGTGGAAAAGGCGGATCTGATTTTGATCCAAAAGGAAAAAGTGACGGAGAAATTATGCGTTTTACCCAAAGCTTTATGTCTGAACTCAGCCAATATATTGGACCGGATACGGATGTGCCTGCAGGCGATATCGGTGTAGGGGCCAAAGAAATCGGTTATATGTTCGGCCAATACAAAAAAATGCGCGGCGGTTTTGAAGCGGGAGTGTTGACTGGAAAAGGTATTGGTTACGGGGGAAGCCTTGCTAGAAAAGAAGCAACAGGTTATGGAACGGTTTATTTCGTAGAGGAAATGCTTAAAGATAACGGCTTCAGCTTTGCCGGCAGTACGGTTGTCGTCTCTGGATCAGGAAATGTTTCCATCTATGCTATGGAAAAGGCGATACAGCTAGGTGCAAAAGTGGTAGCATGTAGTGATTCAAGTGGCTATATTTACGATAAAAATGGCATCGATCTATTGACGGTAAAACGTTTGAAGGAAGTAGAAGGTAAACGAATTAGCCACTACGTCGATGAGTACCCCCATGCTCTTTATGTGCAAGGCTGCTCAGGCATTTGGTCTTTACCATGCGATATTGCCCTTCCTTGTGCAACACAGAACGAGATTGACGAAACAGCAGCTAATACATTAGTCTCTAATGGTGTAAAAGCAGTGGGCGAAGGGGCTAATATGCCTTCAACATTGGAAGCTGTTCATCTTTTTCAACATCATGGGGTACTGTTTGCCCCTGCGAAGGCGGCTAATGCAGGAGGCGTATCAGTCTCAGCATTGGAGATGGCACAAAATAGTGCTCGTATTGCTTGGACCTTTGAAGAAGTGGATGCCAAGCTACATGATATTATGAGAAACATCTACAGAGAAAGCATGCAAGCTGCGGAGAATTATAATGCTCCCGGCAATCTCGTAGCTGGGGCCAATATTGCTGGATTTATCAAAGTGGCCGAAGCAACGATTGCTCAAGGGGTTATATAAATCTGTTAGAAAAAGCCGATGACTCGTCATCGGCTTTTCTTTTTTATGTTGATGACGGATTACCTTGGCTTCAGCATTGGATGCTTGATTTTCAGCAACAGACTCCAATTTCTCAGCTTCTATCCTTGTTTTTTACGCAACAAGCTCGTTTTTTTAAGCAACAAACCCTTAGTTTGCCGACGAATGGCACTTATAATTTGGTTTTAATTTAAAATCAACAATCGATCGCTCAGCTGTCGTTTCATAGCCTAAGCCTTTATATACATTTACAGCAGGTTCATTTTCTGATAATACACCAAGGTAAACATCTGTGGAACGTTGTTTACCTAGACGTGTAAGTTGGCTTGTTAGGAGCTTGCCTAACCCTTTGCCACGATAAGCTTGCCTCGTAACAATGTTCCCAATTTCCACAAGTTGAGCGTCATAAAAATGAAAGCCACCTACAGCAATGAAGTTCTTTCCGTCTTTAATAACAAGGAAAGGGAAACGCTCAATTTCACTTTTCGTAAAGAATCTCATTCCCTCATTTTGTAGAAAATGTACGACCTCATCATACTCTTCTACTTTAACGTCTTCCGCTCTATGAGATGCCAGTAGCTTTTCTTGGTCCACATGCTTCATGGTTAAAAAACGTTGTGGTGTACCTGTAATAAGACCATAAGATTGAAATAGCTGAAGGTCATGTTCACAAAGGATCGTACCACATGTCACATGGTCATTAAGGCGGTATGCCTCTCTCGCAAACATTATTAGTTCAGGGAACAGCACTTCTTCCCGTTCTATACAGTAAAAACTAAAGGCTGGAAAGGACAATTCACTGATATAAGCTAAGACAGCAGTCAAATGATCATCGACATATTGTCCAATGAACTGAGCCTTTCCCCTTCGCTGAGTTAAATAGCTGTAAAAAAGTAAGTGCTTCTCTCTGTCAACTTGATTGATTAACTGATCAAGTGTTTCTCCAGTAAGTAAACGATGTAGCACCATTTCATATACCTCACTTTATAAATTTAAACCTACTTGGTTTAATTCGTTCTTTTATTAGTTTGCATTTTCTTTAGTATATTTCCACTTGCTGATTGTTTCAGCTTTTCTACCTTGTTTAGTTTCATCACCATTTTTGGTGCTTGTTCGTAAATATCACGTGAACTATCATTTCTCTTTATTTATCAATCTCCTAAATATACCATATATTAAAGTCATGTTTACTGTCATTTATTATTTAAAAAATTTATCACTAGCATTGGATAAACAACTTGAATCATTTTTAGTTTAATGATTCAAGTTGTTTAAGACCAAATAAAAAAATACCCGATTAAAGAGGGATTTGTACGGATTACCACCTAACTCACAGAATTTTCTCTTTGGATAACCTAACTTTAAAGGAAGATTAAAACCAGATAATATTAGTAAAAAAATAAAGTCCTTATAGGACAAGGTTGTCATTAATAAAAACCTCGGTTTAATATCTTCACATTTAGGCAAGAAGTCTTGTCAATAGTCGGGTCATTGGTGAAAGTAAAATAAGCGGATATTTTTCGGTTAGATGCAGAACAGAGCTCATTTTACGGAATATAGGGGGAGTTTTTCCGGTTATGCAAAGCAAAACGATTCATTTTCAGATTTTTCAAGGCAATAGGCGGAATCTCTCCGTCTATTTTAAGCTATTATCGTGACTAATGGCTATTTAAGGGGACTTTTTCCGTCTATTTCTCAGATCTGCTTCTTAATTTGATTCCCCAATCCTCACGATCCCAGGTGGGAATCAACATCTTTTTCTAAGAGCACCATAATTGTTTACCGGACATTAAGTCTACGGTAGATATGAGCAACGAAAAGCAGAGCGAGCGTCTCCAAGGACGGTGTCAGCTCTCATTCTACGACTGATTCATGTTCAGCCGCCTTAGCCAATATGACATTAGCTGCTTCTCTAGCACCGCCAGCATGTTGTATACTTTTAGCCAATTTCTCTACATTTTTTTGATATAGTGGATCCGTAAGCACTTCTTCTACTGTTTTAGTCAAATGTTTCACATGATATCCTTTTAATTTGATACCTGCTCCTAATTCAACGACTCTATCGGCCACTAACCGCTGTTCACTATGTAGCGGATATAAAACCATCGGTACACCGGAATACAAACTTTCATTTACACTGTTCATACCACTATGTGTCATAAATACATCTGCCCTCTGTAAAACGGCAATCTGGTCGACGTGGTGTTGGATAGTAAAGTTGCTTGGTATTGTACCAAGCGAGGCAATGTTTGTTTTTTCACCAACAGACATAATCACATCATAGTTACTATCTGTAAAAGCTTTTATACAATTTTGATAAAAGTGAACATGCTGATTAAGTACTGTTCCTAATGATATGTAAATCAATTTTTTGTTAGTGACGGTTTCAAAAACGCGAGACGACTTTCGGATTGAAGGACCCACAAAGGCATACCTATTCGAAAAAGTTTCCGCCATTGGCTGAAAATCCTTTGATGTAAAGACAATCGTATCCGTTTCATTATCATTTTGAATAATGGACAACATATTATCCACTTCATATCCATGCGTTCGTAACATTTTTATTTTTTTATTAATTCGTCTTATTCCAATGATTGTTCTCCATATTTCTTTTACACCAGGTTTCATTAGTTTAGCCGTATACTGATTGAACGCGAAACTTGTCGTTGAACAAATGTATGGAATTTCCAACTTTTGCGCTAGTAATTTCCCCCACAAGGCTAATGAATCAGATACAATACAATCTGGCTGATAGTCTCTTAGCTCCGCACTTATCTCCTTCTCTAAGGCGACGGTGGTATCTGCAATCATTTCAATCAATGCAGCAAAGTCTTTTCCTACTTTTCGTTCTAATTCTTGTTGGGGGATCGAGGGTAAAAAGGTATCACACGGAATAAACTTAGCACCACAACTTTCTATTTTTTCTCGAAATTCAATGAAAGAGTAGTATCGTACTTCATGGCCACGATCAACTAGCTCTGATACAACAGGCAGTGTCGGATTCGTATGACCATGTGCAGGAATTGAAAAGAAAACGATTTTACTCATTCTAACTCCCCTTCTGCCACTTCAAAATGACGTATCATATCTGCAAACTCTAGGAAATGCTCGCTTTTTAAGAGTGCTATTCCCTTTGTCGCATCTTCACCTAAAACGACAAGTTTGTCACCTGCCTGAATGTGATACAGATCTCGTGCCTTTTTTGGAATAACTACCTGTCCTCGCTCCCCCACCTTTACCACACCAAAGAAATGTTTACCTTTTGGTGCCAGTTGATCTACTTCCTTTTCACTCATATCATCAGCCAATTGCTCCAATGTGATGTCAAACAAATCAGCTAACAATTTACATTTTTGAATATCAGGTAAAACCTCGTCATTTTCCCACTTCGCTACGGTTTGGCGAGACACATGTACTCTCTCAGCGATTTCTTCTTGACTCATTTTATTCTTTTTACGTAAAAGGCGAATAGTCATACCAATCATATCTTCATCTCCTCTTATGTTTTAATATAAATAACGCTTTTATGAAAGTCTATCAACAATCCAACACATTTTTTGTTAAAAATTGTAGCATGCTTATTTAACACTGTGGATCGTTTGCAGAACCATTGCCATAGCACTACTTTTAAATGCTTTGTGTCATTTATTCATAAACATTGTTGGACCCATTTTTTCTCACAAAACAAACTATCAATCATTGGGCGTTTTCGTTCTTCTGCCACTGATTGATAGTTGAGTGAATCAAAGGACTCTAGCGACTGGTTTTCGGACGGTTAGCTGTGATAAACTACAGCGTATATGTAAAAAGTTTAGACATCATCTCCATGTCTTTTTATGTTGATTATTTCACTAACACAATTGTTATAATAATAAAATTTAGTCATCTTTCCTTGCAAAAAAAGGCTTTCGAAACAAAACTAACTAATAATTGTCCTATTAAGAAAACAATTGCAGTAAATATAATGGTTAAGTCTCTACCTAATGGCTTAAACCAATCTCCATCATCAGGAATTAAATAGATAGCCAGAAATAATGATAAAATTCCTGTAATAATATTAATCAAAATAATGTAGCGATATTTTATGTGACCAGCTAGGACACCCGTTATTACAACATGCAACAATGAACCTAAAAATAGAAAAGAAGCTTCTACCTGCCTAACATGTTGCCCATATTCATAAAAATGAAACAAAAATGGTGCGGGTATTAAAGTGAAAATTAACCATAAGAATCTCATAAAACCTCCAAAATTTTTAAAATTATTAACCTGATTTTAACCTATAAAATAAACCTTCAATCAGTGGTGGTTCTTCTCCACTGATTCATAGTTGAGTGAATCAGGGCTTTAGCGACCGTTATCTCTCGCCTATATAGAGTTTGCTCTCCTCTCTATTTTGACGCGGGTGTTTTCAGACGGTTAACTGTGATAAAACCCTTTTCAAAAACGTTTTTATTCTAAAGAAAGTAATGCCGCCGTTATCATACAACTAAACTGCTTCATAATTGAAACAACGACAATTTTGTTTTTTTCGCACTCCGTGTAAACGACCAGACCTATTTTTTCATATTTACTTTAAACATGCCTGTCATATTCGGTGTGTAGTCTATAAAATCATATTTTTGATAGAATTCCTCTTTATCCTCTGAAGCAAATAACCCAACGAGCTTAATAACTTCATTGTACGACCTTGGCCTTTTCTCCTTCTAAGATAGCTTTTGCAATAGCGTCACATTTTTTTATCGCCCATATGTAATGATTAGTCGTGTTTGCTGAAAAATAGCTGTATAAATGGCTTGTTTTTGTCCACTTATAATATTTTTTTGTCATGATTTCTTCATTGGTATGTGATTTAATGAGGTCCATCACTCTTTCATGGCTTAACGTCACTTTTTTTAGAGCCTGATTTAACGTAACATCTTGATAACGTTCCCAAATTTGCATATTAAGTTGCTTAATATCTCGCCATTTATAATCAGCTGCTGGGATAAATGGGGTATCTCCATCCATCCCTTCTCGATACCACCTTTCCAACATAGCATGCCATTCATATAAATGCATGATTACATCGCGAAAATTCTTATCTCTTTCATGAGTTTCAACGGACATGTTTCTTTTTCTGCTAGGGATAGAGTCAATGATGTTAAGCAATGATTTAAAGTTTTCGTCACTCTCCAATAATAGAACCTCTTTTTCACTTTTCGCTATCACATTAATCCACTCCTTTGGAATACGTAAGTTTTGCAAAAAAATCGTGCTAGTTGTCAAAAAAC
The DNA window shown above is from Salipaludibacillus agaradhaerens and carries:
- a CDS encoding ClbS/DfsB family four-helix bundle protein: MIAKSEKEVLLLESDENFKSLLNIIDSIPSRKRNMSVETHERDKNFRDVIMHLYEWHAMLERWYREGMDGDTPFIPAADYKWRDIKQLNMQIWERYQDVTLNQALKKVTLSHERVMDLIKSHTNEEIMTKKYYKWTKTSHLYSYFSANTTNHYIWAIKKCDAIAKAILEGEKAKVVQ
- a CDS encoding helix-turn-helix transcriptional regulator, with the translated sequence MIGMTIRLLRKKNKMSQEEIAERVHVSRQTVAKWENDEVLPDIQKCKLLADLFDITLEQLADDMSEKEVDQLAPKGKHFFGVVKVGERGQVVIPKKARDLYHIQAGDKLVVLGEDATKGIALLKSEHFLEFADMIRHFEVAEGELE
- a CDS encoding GNAT family N-acetyltransferase — protein: MVLHRLLTGETLDQLINQVDREKHLLFYSYLTQRRGKAQFIGQYVDDHLTAVLAYISELSFPAFSFYCIEREEVLFPELIMFAREAYRLNDHVTCGTILCEHDLQLFQSYGLITGTPQRFLTMKHVDQEKLLASHRAEDVKVEEYDEVVHFLQNEGMRFFTKSEIERFPFLVIKDGKNFIAVGGFHFYDAQLVEIGNIVTRQAYRGKGLGKLLTSQLTRLGKQRSTDVYLGVLSENEPAVNVYKGLGYETTAERSIVDFKLKPNYKCHSSAN
- the gdhA gene encoding NADP-specific glutamate dehydrogenase, producing MKTLEKENYTYATDVQAYVQKVYDTVIQRNPHENEFHQAVKEVFDSLLPVLEKNPHYIKQAVLERIVEPERLISFRVPWVDDDGNVRVNRGFRVQFNSSLGPYKGGLRFHPSVNASIIKFLGFEQIFKNALTGQPIGGGKGGSDFDPKGKSDGEIMRFTQSFMSELSQYIGPDTDVPAGDIGVGAKEIGYMFGQYKKMRGGFEAGVLTGKGIGYGGSLARKEATGYGTVYFVEEMLKDNGFSFAGSTVVVSGSGNVSIYAMEKAIQLGAKVVACSDSSGYIYDKNGIDLLTVKRLKEVEGKRISHYVDEYPHALYVQGCSGIWSLPCDIALPCATQNEIDETAANTLVSNGVKAVGEGANMPSTLEAVHLFQHHGVLFAPAKAANAGGVSVSALEMAQNSARIAWTFEEVDAKLHDIMRNIYRESMQAAENYNAPGNLVAGANIAGFIKVAEATIAQGVI
- a CDS encoding macrolide family glycosyltransferase codes for the protein MSKIVFFSIPAHGHTNPTLPVVSELVDRGHEVRYYSFIEFREKIESCGAKFIPCDTFLPSIPQQELERKVGKDFAALIEMIADTTVALEKEISAELRDYQPDCIVSDSLALWGKLLAQKLEIPYICSTTSFAFNQYTAKLMKPGVKEIWRTIIGIRRINKKIKMLRTHGYEVDNMLSIIQNDNETDTIVFTSKDFQPMAETFSNRYAFVGPSIRKSSRVFETVTNKKLIYISLGTVLNQHVHFYQNCIKAFTDSNYDVIMSVGEKTNIASLGTIPSNFTIQHHVDQIAVLQRADVFMTHSGMNSVNESLYSGVPMVLYPLHSEQRLVADRVVELGAGIKLKGYHVKHLTKTVEEVLTDPLYQKNVEKLAKSIQHAGGAREAANVILAKAAEHESVVE